CGAGGGCTGCAGCACAAGGCCACCGCGATGGATCGGGTCATGGCCGTCATCGAGTTCGATCTGGAGGGCCGCATCCTGGATGCGAACCACAACTTCCTCGCTTTGATGGGCTATCGGCTGGAAGATGTGGTCGGCAAGCATCACCGCATGTTCGTGCACCCGAGCGAGCGCGAGAGCGATGGGTACCGGCAGTTCTGGGACACGCTGCGGCGCGGCGACTTCCATGCAGGGCGCTATTGCCGCCTGGGTAATGGTGAGCGCGAGGTGTGGATCAACGCCTCCTATAACCCGCTGCTGGATCGCTCCGGTAAGCCGTATCGCGTGGTGAAGTACGCCACCGACATCACCGCGCAGGTGCGCCAGACCGCCGATTTCGAAGGCCGCATCGACGCGATCGACAAGGTGATGGCGGTGATCGAGTTTTCGCTGGATGGCACGGTGCTCGATGCCAATGCCAATTTTCTTGAGGTCATGGGCTACCGGCTGGACGAAATCCGTGGCCAGCACCACCGTCTGTTTGTCGAACCGGCGCAGCGGCAGTCGGCCGAATACCGCGTGTTCTGGGAAAAGCTCGGGCGTGGCGAATTCGATGCCGGGCGCTACAAACGCGTGGGCAGGGACGGGCGCGAGGTCTGGATCCAGGCCTCCTACAACCCGGTGCTGGACGAGCGTGGGCGCCCTTACAAGGTCATCAAGTACGCCACCGACATCACGCGTCAGGTGGTGGAATCCGCCGATGCGGACGGCCGGATCCAGGCGATCGCCAAGGTGATGGGGGTGATTGAGTTCGACCTGGATGGCCGGGTGCTGAGTGCCAATGACAACTTTCTGGCGATCCTTGGTTACCGCGCCGACGAGGCGATCGGCAAGCATCACAGCGTGTTCGTCGATGCTGCCTACAGCGCCTCGGAAGACTACCGTCAGTTCTGGGCCACGCTGGCGCGCGGGCAGTTCGATGCGGGCCGGTATCGGCGCCTGCGCAAGGACGGCAGCACGGCCTGGATCCAGGCCTCCTACAACCCGATCCTGGATGTGTCCGGGCGCCCATACAAAGTGGTGAAGTACGCCACCGACGTCACCGACCAGGTGCGCTCGGCCGAGCGCATGCGCGATCTGGTGCGGCAAACCATGGGCATTGCGCAGAACGTACAGCGCGAGGCGCACCATATTTCGGCAAGCAACCAGGAATTGGTGAGCCGTGCGGCCAGCCAGTCCGATGCCGTGCAGCAGACCTCCACCAGCATCGAGCAGCTGGCCGAGACGGTGCGCGCCAATTCGGAAAACGCCGGCGCTGCGCAACACATGGCCGAAGAGTCAGCCACTGTGGCGCGCAAGGGCGCGCACGTCATTGCCGAGGTCGTGCAGACCACTTCCAGCATTCGCAAGGCGACCGACCGTATCGGCCAGATCATCGAGGTGATCGACGGCATTGCCTTTCAGACCAACATCCTGGCGCTCAACGCAGCGGTGGAAGCGGCGCGTGCAGGCGAGCAGGGCAGGGGCTTTGCCGTGGTGGCGACCGAGGTGCGCAGCCTGGCGCAGCGCTGCAGCGTGTCTGCGCGCGAAATTCGCTCACTGATCGAAGACGCCACCAATCAGGTGGGCGATGGCTCACGCCTGGCCGAGCAGGCCGGCAAGGTGATGCAGGACATGGTCACCTCGGTGTTGAAGGTGACCGCGACCGTGGAGCAGATCGCCGCAGCCAGCCAGGTGCAGGCGCAGGACATTTCCACTGCCAATCAGGCGCTGCAGTCGATCGGTGTACAGGCGCGTGATCAGGCGCAGATGGTCGATGATCTGGCGCGCTCTGCGCGTGTGCTGGAGGCCGATGCGGACGCATTATTCGCGCTGGTCAATGGCGACGAGGTCGGTCAGCCGCAGGACGCACCCGCGGTGGAGGTGTTGGCACGGCGTGCGTGATGCATGTGGCTAGCATTCTTTGCGGGCGCTGACTGTTTCGCTTGCACGTGGGTTGGAGTCCGGTTGGTTGGATAAAGCGCGTGTGCTGGAGCAGTGGCAGGCATGCTCGTTCTGCTGATCGACCGGTATGCTCAGTGCGTGGCTAGCGAGTGATGCAACGCGCCGTGTGTGCAGCGCCGCTGGAGTGCTCCGCGTTGGTCGCCGTGTGGCGCGTGTGGTGCGATTTGTCCGTAGTGCGGTGGACCCGGAAGCGCCCACGTTGCAGAGCATGCCTGTGCGAAATGCACGCTTGTACGTCCTGCGGTTTGTGATGTGCCGAGCAGAGTGCTTCTCGAATCGTCGTGCGTTGATTCGGATTGCTTGCATCGCATCAAATCGCGGCGCGTTCATTGCGTTTGGCCCGTGTCGTCGCGTGGCTGACTACTGCAAGAAGCGCAGCCCCTATGGTTCTACTGCCGTTATCGCCGCCAGGCAGCCGAGGCTGCAGCGCAGAGGTGCGGCTACACCCTTGGCATGACACGGTGCCTACGCCACCTGTCATTCAATCAAGCAGGCATGTTCTAACGCCTGCTGCAGTCGAGGCAGCCGATGCCACAACAAAAACCCGCCAGTCGGCGGGTTTTTGCATTACTGGTGCGCAGTCGCAGCGCTCGTGACTCCGATGCATGAAGGCGACGCACTGCCAACCACTCACTGCGGCAGGTCGAACACCAACACTTCGGCATCACGGGCATCGGCCAGCACGATCTCCGGCTCGCCCGTCACCTGCAAGGCATCACCGGCCGACAGCACCTGGCCGTTGACGGTCAGGCTACCGCGCGCCACCTGCACATAGCCGAGGCGGCCCTGAGCCAGCGGGTGCTGCAGGCGACCGTCGCCGTCCAGGATGGTGGCGTACAGGCGCGCATCCTGGTGCAGCTTCAGCGAGCCACCGTCGCCGTTGGGCGAGGCGATCAGGCGCAAGGTGTTGCGCTTGCTGTCGGCGTCGAAATGCTTTTCCTCGTAGCTGGGCTCGATGCCGTTGCGCTCGGGCATCACCCAGATCTGCAGGAAGTGCACCGGGTCGCTGGCCGAGTGGTTGAACTCGCTGTGGGTCACGCCGCTGCCGGCGCTCATGCGCTGCACATCTCCGTAATGCAGGACCGAGCTGGTGCCCATGCTGTCCTTGTGCTCCAGTGCGCCGTCCAGCACGTAGGAAATGATCTCCATGTCGCGGTGGGCATGCGTACCGAAACCTTCGCCCGCCTTTACCTTGTCTTCGTTGATCACGCGCAGCGGGCCGATGCCCATGTGGCGCGGATCGTGGTAGCTGGCGAAGGAGAAGGTATGACGCGAGGACAGCCAGCCGTGCTCGGCGCGGCCACGGGTTTCGCTCTTGCGGACAGTCAACATGGTGCTTCTCCTTGGAAAGATTCGAATGAGGCGGAAGGTGCGTTCGCCTTTACCTTGTCTTCGTTGATCACGCGCAGCGGGCCGATGCCCATGTGGCGCGGATCGTGGTAGCTGGCGAAGGAGAAGGTATGACGCGAGGAGAGCCAGCCGTGCTCGGCGCGGCCACGGGTTTCGCTCTTGCGGACAGTCAACATGGTGCTTCTCCTTGGAAAGATTCGAATGAGGCGGAAGGTGCGTTTTGCTTGCCCGTCCCGTTGATGCGTAGTGTGGAGAGATGCCCCGGGTAAAAAAAGCGAGTAGATTTGACTGCTATCATCGAAAAAATCGAACAATGAAAATCAGCCTGGATGCGTTGCAAATCCTGGACGCGATCGACCGCCGTGGCTCTTTCACTGCCGCGGCGAAGGTGTTGTTCAAGGTGCCGTCGACGATCTCCTACACGGTCGCCAAGCTGGAGGAGGACCTGGGCGTTCAGTTGTTCGAGCGCGTTGGCCCCAAGGCCACGCCAACGCAGGCCGGCCGCGAGCTGTTGCGTGAGGGGCGGCAATTGCTGCGCGCGGCGCAGGAGCTGGAAGTGCGGGTGCGGCGGGTCGCCTCCGGCTGGGAGTCGGAGTTCGCCATTGGTCTGGACGCGGTGCTGCCGGCGTCATTGCTGCTGCCGCAATTGCTGGACTTCTATCGCATCGCTGACAGCACCCGGTTGCGCGTGGTGAGCGAGTCGCTCTCCGGTAGCTGGGAGGCGCTGCTGGATCGACGTGTGGATCTGGTGGTTGCTGCTGGCGAGGGGCCGAGCGGTGGCGGTTATGTCGCCGAGCCGATCGGCTCGCTGCGGTTCGTGTTCGCAGTGGCCGCCACGCACCCGCTGGTGGACGCCGGAGTGCTGGGCGTGGCGGAGCTGGCCGAGCATCGCGCGATCGCGGCAGCGGACTCCGCACGCCGGCTGCTGCCACGCACGGTGGGGCTGCTGTCCGGCCGCGACGTGCTTACCGTGCCGGACATGCAGACCAAGTTGCAGCTGCAGCTGGCTGGGGCCGGCTATGGCTTCCTGCCCGAGCCGTACGCGCGCGGCGCATTGCAGGCCGGCGCCCTGCGCGCGCTTGCGGTGGAAACGCACAAGCCGGACGAGACGTTCTACCTGGCGTGGCGTCCGGGCGAGGAGGGCGAGGCGCTAAGTTGGTGGCGGCAGGCGCTGCGCAGCGAGGGGTTATTTGCGCGCTGGCTGGAGCAGCTGGCCGAAACGTATCGTTCCGTCCCCACCGGGCAGCCGGTAGCGTAGCGATAGGCGGATAATGGCCGCTCGCCGTCGCGCCAGGGTGCCGCATGCAAGGCTTGATCGAACAGTACGGATTGGCGCTGGTGTTCGCCAACGTGCTGGCGTTGTCGCTCGGTCTGCCGGTGCCGGCCATGCCGACCCTGGTGCTGGTGGGCGCCGGCTATGCCTTGCATGGCGGCAGCGCCGCGTGGAGTGCCGCGCTGGCAGCACTGGCTGTTTCGGTATTCGCCAGCGTGCTGGGCGATCTGGTCTGGTATCTGGCCGGGCGCCGTTTCGGCAATCGCACCTTGCAGTCGCTGTGCCGGCTGTCGCTGTCGCGCGATACCTGCATGAAGAAGACCGAGCGTTTCTTCGGGCGCTGGGGCGTACGCGTGCTGGCGGTGGCCAAGTTCGTGCCTGGCCTGTCGATGGTATCGGTGCCGATGGCGGGCGCGATGCAGGTGCGGCCAGGAGCATTCCTGCGCTACGACGCGTTTGGCGCGTTGCTGTGGGCAGCGGTGGGGCTTGGGTTGGGCGCGC
The nucleotide sequence above comes from Xanthomonas campestris pv. campestris str. ATCC 33913. Encoded proteins:
- a CDS encoding pirin family protein; the encoded protein is MLTVRKSETRGRAEHGWLSSRHTFSFASYHDPRHMGIGPLRVINEDKVKAGEGFGTHAHRDMEIISYVLDGALEHKDSMGTSSVLHYGDVQRMSAGSGVTHSEFNHSASDPVHFLQIWVMPERNGIEPSYEEKHFDADSKRNTLRLIASPNGDGGSLKLHQDARLYATILDGDGRLQHPLAQGRLGYVQVARGSLTVNGQVLSAGDALQVTGEPEIVLADARDAEVLVFDLPQ
- a CDS encoding methyl-accepting chemotaxis protein, with product MRLQPLVGRLTSLWTRGLQHKATAMDRVMAVIEFDLEGRILDANHNFLALMGYRLEDVVGKHHRMFVHPSERESDGYRQFWDTLRRGDFHAGRYCRLGNGEREVWINASYNPLLDRSGKPYRVVKYATDITAQVRQTADFEGRIDAIDKVMAVIEFSLDGTVLDANANFLEVMGYRLDEIRGQHHRLFVEPAQRQSAEYRVFWEKLGRGEFDAGRYKRVGRDGREVWIQASYNPVLDERGRPYKVIKYATDITRQVVESADADGRIQAIAKVMGVIEFDLDGRVLSANDNFLAILGYRADEAIGKHHSVFVDAAYSASEDYRQFWATLARGQFDAGRYRRLRKDGSTAWIQASYNPILDVSGRPYKVVKYATDVTDQVRSAERMRDLVRQTMGIAQNVQREAHHISASNQELVSRAASQSDAVQQTSTSIEQLAETVRANSENAGAAQHMAEESATVARKGAHVIAEVVQTTSSIRKATDRIGQIIEVIDGIAFQTNILALNAAVEAARAGEQGRGFAVVATEVRSLAQRCSVSAREIRSLIEDATNQVGDGSRLAEQAGKVMQDMVTSVLKVTATVEQIAAASQVQAQDISTANQALQSIGVQARDQAQMVDDLARSARVLEADADALFALVNGDEVGQPQDAPAVEVLARRA
- a CDS encoding LysR substrate-binding domain-containing protein; this translates as MKISLDALQILDAIDRRGSFTAAAKVLFKVPSTISYTVAKLEEDLGVQLFERVGPKATPTQAGRELLREGRQLLRAAQELEVRVRRVASGWESEFAIGLDAVLPASLLLPQLLDFYRIADSTRLRVVSESLSGSWEALLDRRVDLVVAAGEGPSGGGYVAEPIGSLRFVFAVAATHPLVDAGVLGVAELAEHRAIAAADSARRLLPRTVGLLSGRDVLTVPDMQTKLQLQLAGAGYGFLPEPYARGALQAGALRALAVETHKPDETFYLAWRPGEEGEALSWWRQALRSEGLFARWLEQLAETYRSVPTGQPVA